From the Lolium rigidum isolate FL_2022 chromosome 2, APGP_CSIRO_Lrig_0.1, whole genome shotgun sequence genome, one window contains:
- the LOC124691423 gene encoding disease resistance protein RGA5-like — translation MVSASTGAMNALLGKLATLMGEEFSKLKNLRKEVKFISDELGSMKGTLEMLGDVDDLDPQTESWRDTLREMSYDIEDIIDDFMHHIGEKRKNSWFARKTARLLKELRARYRIANRIKEIKALVLETSARRQRYKFDIPSSSDVSIDPRLATLYENAANLVGIQAPMQEIVNWVNGEEKQLKVASVVGFGGLGKTTLVNEVYRSLKGDFDCSAFVSVSQKPDITKLIHSLLSELRSETSSQSCEFNVLLNTLREYLRHKRYFIIIDDIWNAEVWRVIKCAFPENDLGSRVIATTRIQDVAKACSSHHRDYILNMKPLSNEDSRRLFFSRIFGLEEACPHHLRDISLEILKKCGGLPLAIISISSMLASEGTQQKERWEHVRDSLSSGTNLTLNGVRQILNLSYIDLPCHLKTCLLYLGMYPEDYTIERFNLERQWIAEGFVSEENGQDGAEVAKNYFNEMVNRSLIQPVEFDNRGSVTRCRVHDMMLDLILHKSAKENFFTIIDDPQAITGMNYKARRLSTQAITGMDYKARRLSIRLDVGSNGRTILPRNISMSHVRTVMFFGRSENTPPLSEFKFLRVLFFDLDHARVDLIGLCNMYQLRYLWINCFCSYQLPTQIRVLQQLETLDLVSCSSVPSDIVYLSGLVHLNVDTWLPNGIGNLKSLRHLCRFDILVNSLYNIRSLRELTNLRYLIISCDYYAEDMDSRMDALRSSLESLCSLQCLFISLTGFIDGLVPLAPPSAPYRLERLIVSWKCRFSRVPSWMGELCNLRELQCTFCELLNDGVGILAELLFLTDLYLKVGRSIRETIIISGDGAFPALKRFKLRLSRASYLTFQAGAMPKLEMLKLMFNACALEQNRIAPTGIEHLLALEELHAEIDCDGIRESEKSSLESGLMSAINMHRNHPRVIIDLWDHN, via the exons ATGGTGAGTGCTTCTACTGGCGCTATGAATGCTCTCCTTGGTAAGTTGGCCACCCTCATGGGAGAGGAGTTTAGTAAGCTGAAGAACCTACGGAAAGAAGTGAAGTTCATCAGCGATGAGCTCGGGAGTATGAAGGGTACTCTAGAGATGCTTGGAGATGTGGACGACCTGGATCCACAAACCGAGAGCTGGAGAGACACACTGAGGGAGATGTCGTACGATATTGAAGACATCATAGATGACTTTATGCACCACATTGgggagaaaagaaaaaatagtTGGTTTGCTAGGAAGACAGCTCGGCTCCTCAAAGAGTTGAGAGCCCGCTATCGGATTGCCAATCGGATCAAGGAAATCAAGGCACTTGTGCTCGAGACAAGTGCACGACGCCAAAGGTACAAGTTTGATATTCCCTCGTCAAGTGATGTGTCCATTGACCCACGACTTGCCACACTCTATGAAAATGCAGCTAACCTTGTTGGCATCCAAGCGCCAATGCAAGAAATTGTCAATTGGGTGAATGgcgaggagaagcagttgaaggtaGCATCAGTAGTGGGATTTGGAGGTCTGGGTAAAACAACACTTGTCAATGAGGTATATCGCAGTCTCAAGGGTGATTTTGACTGTAGTGCATTTGTCTCGGTGTCTCAAAAACCAGATATTACAAAACTCATCCATAGTTTACTATCAGAACTTAGGAGTGAAACATCTTCTCAAAGTTGCGAGTTCAATGTTCTTCTTAACACACTGAGAGAATATCTACGACATAAGAG GTACTTTATTATAATTGATGATATATGGAACGCAGAAGTATGGCGTGTCATTAAATGCGCTTTTCCGGAAAATGATCTTGGCAGCAGAGTAATAGCAACTACAAGAATTCAGGATGTGGCCAAAGCATGTTCTTCCCACCATCGTGATTACATTTTAAACATGAAGCCCCTTAGCAATGAAGACTCAAGAAGATTGTTTTTTAGTAGGATATTTGGCTTGGAAGAAGCTTGCCCTCACCATCTCAGAGACATTTCACTTGAAATCCTCAAAAAGTGTGGTGGTTTACCTCTTGCAATCATTAGTATATCTAGCATGCTAGCCAGTGAAGGTACTCAGCAAAAAGAAAGGTGGGAGCATGTGCGTGACTCTTTGAGCTCAGGAACAAATCTCACCTTGAATGGGGTGAGGCAGATCTTGAACCTCAGCTACATAGATCTTCCTTGTCATCTCAAGAcatgcttgttgtatcttggtatGTATCCAGAGGACTACACAATAGAGAGGTTTAATCTAGAACGTCAATGGATAGCTGAAGGATTTGTCAGTGAAGAAAATGGACAAGATGGTGCGGAGGTTGCAAAAAATTATTTCAATGAGATGGTCAATAGGAGCCTTATTCAACCTGTAGAATTTGACAATAGAGGGTCAGTGACACGATGCAGAGTACATGATATGATGCTTGATCTTATCTTGCATAAGTCTGCGAAAGAGAACTTTTTCACTataattgatgacccacaagccaTTACAGGAATGAATTACAAGGCCCGTCGTCTGTCTACACAAGCCATTACGGGAATGGATTACAAGGCCCGTCGTCTATCTATCCGCTTAGATGTTGGAAGTAATGGTCGAACAATATTACCAAGGAACATCAGTATGTCACATGTTCGAACCGTTATGTTCTTTGGGAGGTCTGAGAACACACCTCCCTTGTCAGAATTCAAGTTCCTCCGAGTTCTATTTTTTGATCTCGACCATGCTAGAGTTGACCTCATTGGACTGTGTAATATGTATCAGCTGAGGTATTTATGGATAAATTGTTTTTGTTCATACCAGCTGCCGACACAAATTAGAGTGCTACAACAGTTAGAAACACTTGATCTGGTCAGCTGTTCCAGTGTTCCATCAGATATAGTTTATCTATCGGGTTTGGTGCATTTGAATGTTGATACATGGCTACCTAATGGGATTGGTAACTTGAAATCCCTGCGACACCTATGTAGATTTGATATTTTGGTGAACTCCCTATATAACATCAGGAGCCTCAGAGAGCTGACCAATCTGAGATATCTAATTATTTCATGTGACTATTATGCTGAGGACATGGACAGCCGCATGGATGCTCTACGCTCTTCTTTGGAAAGCCTTTGTAGCCTTCAGTGCCTGTTTATCAGTCTCACGGGGTTCATAGATGGCTTGGTACCCTTGGCTCCTCCCTCGGCTCCTTACCGCCTTGAGCGACTGATTGTGTCATGGAAGTGCCGTTTTTCCAGGGTCCCTAGTTGGATGGGAGAACTCTGTAACCTCCGTGAGTTACAATGCACATTTTGTGAGCTGTTAAATGATGGTGTTGGTATCCTAGCGGAGTTGCTGTTTCTCACTGACCTATATTTGAAAGTAGGAAGGTCCATTAGAGAAACTATTATCATCTCCGGGGACGGAGCATTTCCTGCACTAAAGCGTTTTAAACTCCGGTTAAGTAGGGCCTCGTACCTGACCTTCCAAGCTGGTGCAATGCCCAAACTCGAGATGCTGAAGCTAATGTTCAATGCCTGTGCA